Proteins encoded together in one Rossellomorea sp. y25 window:
- a CDS encoding carbon starvation protein A, translated as MGGIWLAVIGGLVFLVGYKYYSKLIAERVYRLDPNYVTPAHQYKDGVDFVPTNKFVLWGHHFTSVAGAAPIVGPAIAVYWGWLPAFLWVILGTVFAAGVHDFGTLVLSVRNKGQSVGSLANKLIGKRAKVLFLFIILILVLMVNAVFAWVIANLFITFPASVISVFIQIPLAVWIGYSVYKRNGSMLLPSIVALAVMYASAVIASRVGFLQIDLVRYFGGQEATSLFGLSSTSMAFLVWIVILMIYVYIASTLPVWKLLQPRDYINSHQLIVGLGLLYLGLLFTNPEITAPMTNGAADVSWFPLLFITIACGAISGFHGLVSSGTSSKQLDKETDARFVGYLGAVGEGALALIAIIACITFFPNVEEFQATYSGFAAASGAGLGVFIQGAGQLATGVGIPADIAATIVSVIIVSFAATTLDSSVRLMRYIIAELGEEYNVNPLTNAHVATTIAVVSSAALTLLPQGPKGFGSGGYLLWPLFGTSNQLLAGISLLLITIWLKRQGRNYIATLIPMVFLMFMTLWAMINQVVFEWSGVGESEGNMLLFIFGSIILIFTLWILITAASSLSKKGDDPSQFSA; from the coding sequence ATGGGTGGAATATGGTTGGCGGTAATAGGAGGGCTTGTTTTTTTAGTTGGGTATAAATATTATTCCAAGCTTATTGCTGAGCGGGTGTACCGTCTGGATCCCAATTATGTGACGCCGGCACACCAATATAAAGATGGTGTCGATTTCGTCCCAACGAATAAGTTTGTTCTGTGGGGTCACCATTTTACTTCTGTAGCGGGGGCGGCTCCGATTGTAGGACCTGCAATCGCCGTTTACTGGGGATGGCTTCCAGCATTTCTTTGGGTCATATTAGGAACAGTATTTGCAGCCGGGGTGCATGATTTTGGAACGTTGGTTCTTTCAGTTCGAAATAAAGGACAATCCGTCGGTTCATTAGCCAATAAGTTAATAGGGAAAAGAGCAAAAGTACTTTTTCTATTTATTATTTTAATTCTTGTGTTGATGGTGAACGCAGTTTTTGCCTGGGTAATTGCAAATCTGTTCATTACTTTCCCTGCTAGTGTCATTTCGGTGTTCATTCAGATTCCATTAGCAGTTTGGATTGGGTATTCGGTTTATAAGCGAAATGGCAGCATGTTGCTACCTTCAATCGTAGCACTGGCAGTCATGTATGCATCAGCTGTCATTGCCAGCCGGGTTGGATTTTTGCAAATAGATTTAGTTCGTTATTTCGGTGGTCAAGAGGCCACATCATTGTTTGGCTTGAGTTCAACAAGCATGGCTTTCCTGGTGTGGATCGTCATTCTGATGATTTATGTCTACATAGCTTCAACTCTACCTGTTTGGAAGCTATTGCAGCCACGTGATTATATCAACTCCCATCAATTAATTGTTGGTTTAGGATTGTTATATCTTGGCCTCCTGTTTACAAATCCTGAAATTACAGCACCAATGACGAACGGAGCTGCAGATGTTTCCTGGTTCCCGTTACTATTTATCACAATTGCCTGCGGTGCGATTTCCGGGTTTCACGGCCTGGTTTCTTCTGGTACATCGTCAAAACAGTTGGACAAAGAAACGGATGCACGCTTTGTAGGATATTTAGGTGCTGTTGGGGAGGGGGCACTGGCATTGATTGCGATCATTGCATGTATAACATTTTTCCCGAACGTGGAAGAATTCCAAGCCACTTACAGCGGTTTTGCTGCAGCAAGTGGTGCCGGTTTGGGTGTCTTCATTCAAGGAGCCGGACAACTTGCTACAGGTGTTGGAATTCCGGCGGATATCGCAGCTACGATTGTTTCAGTGATCATTGTGAGCTTCGCAGCAACAACATTGGACTCCTCTGTTCGACTGATGCGTTATATCATTGCCGAGTTGGGAGAAGAGTACAACGTAAATCCTTTAACAAATGCTCATGTTGCAACGACGATTGCCGTCGTTTCAAGTGCAGCCTTAACTTTATTACCTCAAGGCCCTAAAGGATTCGGGTCAGGTGGATACCTGCTATGGCCGCTTTTTGGTACTTCGAATCAATTGCTTGCAGGAATCAGTTTACTTCTCATTACCATCTGGCTAAAGCGTCAAGGAAGGAATTATATAGCTACCTTAATTCCAATGGTATTCCTTATGTTCATGACCTTATGGGCGATGATTAACCAAGTCGTATTTGAATGGTCAGGTGTCGGTGAATCAGAAGGGAATATGCTGCTCTTTATCTTTGGAAGTATCATTCTGATTTTCACCTTGTGGATCCTTATTACTGCTGCATCTTCACTGTCTAAAAAGGGAGATGACCCTTCACAGTTCTCTGCTTAG
- a CDS encoding YckD family protein encodes MKKMVTSILAVFMISLTVGTFAAAEGEPQTPKVNLTEEQKTELAKLHEQMYSTKKELVNKYVEYGVFSKEQGDNVLKMMEAKYQKLKENDYMMRWHPHPHHGKQLNHKE; translated from the coding sequence ATGAAAAAAATGGTCACATCTATTTTAGCTGTCTTCATGATTAGTCTTACTGTCGGTACATTTGCAGCAGCAGAAGGTGAGCCACAAACGCCTAAGGTAAACCTTACTGAAGAACAAAAAACGGAGCTTGCCAAGTTGCATGAACAAATGTATTCAACCAAAAAAGAACTTGTGAACAAATATGTAGAATATGGCGTCTTCTCAAAAGAACAGGGAGACAACGTACTTAAAATGATGGAAGCTAAGTATCAAAAATTGAAAGAAAATGACTACATGATGAGATGGCATCCACATCCACATCACGGTAAACAACTGAATCACAAAGAATAG
- a CDS encoding ArsA family ATPase produces the protein MNELQHQKILFVGGKGGVGKSTSASALAVMFANMGKKTLIISTDPAHNLGDIFHQEIMEYKTPLLENLWGIEINPHIETQRYINGVKRNLKGMVKSKMVNEVHRQIDMAASAPGAEEAALFDRMVSIILEEGNEFDKIIFDTAPTGHTIRLLSLPELMGVWMDGMLERRKKTNKNYSQLLNDGEPVEDPIYDVLQRRREKFSKVRGILLDQKRTGFIFVLIPERLPILETEKAIEMMSNYGLNIGGLIINKILPIQADGEFLEKRKEQEKLYLKMMMEKFTNQTLYRIPLLEEDICSIRHLENFVDHLQKEVFLGERSI, from the coding sequence ATGAATGAATTACAACACCAGAAAATTCTTTTTGTAGGAGGAAAAGGAGGAGTAGGAAAATCAACATCTGCCTCTGCTTTAGCCGTAATGTTTGCGAATATGGGGAAGAAGACGTTAATCATTTCAACGGATCCTGCTCATAATTTAGGTGATATCTTCCATCAAGAGATCATGGAATATAAAACGCCATTACTTGAAAATCTATGGGGAATAGAAATAAACCCACACATCGAAACACAGCGATATATCAACGGAGTGAAACGGAATTTAAAGGGAATGGTTAAATCAAAAATGGTGAATGAGGTACACCGTCAAATTGATATGGCTGCCTCGGCACCCGGGGCAGAAGAAGCTGCATTATTTGATCGGATGGTTTCCATCATTCTCGAAGAAGGAAATGAGTTCGATAAAATCATCTTTGACACAGCCCCTACAGGCCACACAATCCGACTATTATCCCTTCCCGAATTGATGGGAGTATGGATGGACGGGATGCTTGAAAGGCGAAAGAAAACAAATAAGAATTATTCACAACTATTAAATGATGGGGAGCCGGTCGAAGATCCCATTTATGATGTGCTGCAAAGGCGTCGTGAAAAGTTCTCAAAAGTACGGGGGATTCTTCTGGATCAAAAAAGAACAGGATTCATTTTCGTACTCATTCCCGAAAGGCTCCCGATACTTGAAACTGAGAAGGCCATTGAAATGATGTCCAATTACGGATTGAATATAGGGGGACTGATCATAAATAAGATCCTGCCCATTCAGGCGGATGGAGAGTTCTTGGAAAAAAGGAAAGAGCAGGAAAAGCTATATTTAAAGATGATGATGGAGAAGTTTACAAACCAAACGTTATATCGGATTCCACTACTAGAAGAAGATATCTGTTCAATCCGGCATCTTGAAAATTTTGTAGACCATCTACAAAAAGAAGTTTTTTTAGGTGAACGAAGCATTTAG
- a CDS encoding cory-CC-star protein, with the protein MKEKFKRIIQLYDDMIRLPHKTEIARELRDEDDLFLLLLYSDMLGLPNPVFYYTLELYPYIIEKFHDWHLRMGMEHSPLDGIRCC; encoded by the coding sequence ATGAAAGAAAAGTTCAAAAGAATCATACAGCTTTACGATGACATGATTCGCCTTCCTCATAAAACGGAAATTGCAAGGGAATTAAGAGATGAGGATGATTTATTCTTATTATTGCTCTATTCAGATATGCTAGGCCTGCCGAATCCCGTTTTTTATTACACATTGGAACTTTATCCGTATATAATAGAGAAATTTCATGATTGGCATTTAAGAATGGGAATGGAGCACTCACCCTTGGATGGCATCAGATGTTGTTGA
- a CDS encoding sporulation protein: MIKQFLSSIGIGHVKVDTIVHKTEISPGDSIEGEVVLVGGMADQPINEIQLLLLEKYEEDKKDSDFSYHEKDLDTIILDKIGTIRAGEEKRISFIFPTSSDHPKTSDSNKTILRTTVDIPQAVDPTDEDSIYVV, encoded by the coding sequence ATGATTAAACAATTTTTGTCCAGTATAGGGATAGGACATGTAAAAGTGGATACAATTGTGCACAAAACTGAAATTTCTCCTGGGGATTCGATTGAAGGGGAAGTCGTTTTAGTCGGGGGAATGGCCGATCAGCCTATTAATGAAATTCAGTTATTGCTTTTAGAGAAATATGAGGAGGATAAAAAAGATAGTGATTTTTCCTATCATGAAAAAGATTTGGACACGATTATCCTAGATAAGATCGGTACAATCCGTGCGGGTGAAGAAAAGAGAATCTCTTTTATATTTCCTACATCTTCCGATCATCCCAAAACATCGGATTCCAACAAAACCATATTAAGAACCACAGTAGACATACCCCAAGCGGTAGATCCCACAGATGAAGATAGCATATACGTCGTATAA
- a CDS encoding helix-turn-helix transcriptional regulator, with the protein MTIGSKIRFHRLKRNLTQEDLSKGIISVSYLSKLENNQVSPSNDIINLLCERLGVNNLLDNPNHLNKLLENWNHALLWNKTEEAESINKVIKKELEQSDDLTPHLFHKILCFRVHLIKGSLQKAFEHMIQIQANYKELSDTLKFYYHKYKGNYYYLIEEYDKAQGELKEAETYYVLGNVINEEERADLYYLFSLVLTRLGTYRLAIFYGEKALSIFQGVYYQKRCAEVHLILGICYRRIRYSEEAMKHYEWANFISHSINYTSLNSKVEQNLGYLKSFMNKSEEAIQHYLRSIELKDSDEEGKLYSILSLVKEYYKKNQFSEVRFWLPKGLHLCSKQKYPDKFYQLSYYQFALNDFPQGFETFMKEYTLPFFKKSGSHLLYAEYSKFLGQYYQGIRKYKHAAFHLNEANVIYEEMLTL; encoded by the coding sequence ATGACAATCGGTTCTAAAATCCGCTTTCACAGACTTAAACGGAATTTAACACAAGAAGATTTATCAAAAGGGATTATTTCCGTATCATATCTTTCCAAACTGGAAAACAATCAAGTTTCTCCGTCAAATGACATAATTAATCTGCTCTGTGAGCGATTAGGTGTAAATAATCTGCTTGATAACCCAAACCATTTGAACAAGCTTCTAGAAAACTGGAACCATGCATTGCTGTGGAATAAAACAGAGGAAGCTGAGTCCATCAATAAGGTCATTAAGAAGGAACTTGAACAATCGGATGACCTCACTCCTCATTTATTCCATAAGATCCTTTGCTTCCGTGTCCATTTAATTAAAGGGAGCCTTCAGAAAGCTTTTGAGCATATGATACAGATCCAAGCCAATTATAAAGAACTCTCAGATACGCTTAAATTCTATTATCACAAATACAAAGGGAATTACTATTATTTGATTGAAGAGTACGATAAAGCCCAAGGAGAACTGAAAGAAGCTGAAACCTACTATGTACTTGGTAATGTGATTAATGAAGAGGAACGGGCAGATTTATATTATTTATTCAGCTTAGTCTTGACCCGCTTAGGCACGTACCGTTTAGCAATCTTTTATGGAGAGAAGGCACTTTCCATTTTCCAGGGCGTCTACTACCAGAAAAGATGCGCTGAGGTACATTTGATTTTAGGGATTTGCTATCGGCGTATACGTTATAGTGAAGAAGCAATGAAGCATTATGAGTGGGCCAATTTCATTTCACATTCCATAAACTATACGTCATTAAATTCCAAGGTGGAGCAGAACCTAGGGTATTTGAAATCATTTATGAATAAGAGTGAAGAAGCCATTCAGCATTATTTGCGAAGCATTGAATTGAAAGATTCAGACGAAGAAGGAAAGTTATACTCCATTCTCTCTCTGGTCAAAGAATATTATAAAAAAAACCAATTTTCAGAGGTGCGTTTCTGGTTACCTAAAGGATTACATCTTTGCTCTAAACAAAAGTACCCGGATAAATTCTATCAATTATCTTATTATCAGTTTGCTTTAAATGATTTCCCACAAGGTTTTGAAACGTTTATGAAGGAGTATACACTGCCCTTTTTTAAAAAGAGCGGCTCCCATCT